One Thermodesulfobacteriota bacterium genomic region harbors:
- a CDS encoding cupredoxin domain-containing protein, whose amino-acid sequence MAPDKIYVTLGGLGVIAFIVWFFWMGKRKGVKAGVTSSGYQEVMVLVKGGYTPDVIVVEQGKPLRLNFRREETASCSEMVIFPDFNKNAKLPTGETVSIELMPDKPGEYEFSCQMGMFRGKLIVE is encoded by the coding sequence ATGGCGCCGGACAAAATCTACGTAACACTTGGCGGACTAGGGGTTATCGCTTTCATCGTATGGTTCTTCTGGATGGGTAAACGGAAGGGCGTTAAAGCGGGAGTAACTTCCTCGGGATATCAAGAGGTCATGGTGCTTGTGAAGGGGGGCTACACCCCTGACGTGATTGTGGTAGAGCAAGGCAAGCCTTTACGTTTGAATTTTCGTCGGGAAGAGACTGCGTCATGCTCCGAAATGGTTATATTTCCGGATTTCAACAAAAATGCGAAACTGCCTACCGGCGAAACAGTGTCTATCGAGCTTATGCCTGACAAACCGGGTGAATACGAGTTTAGCTGCCAGATGGGTATGTTTCGCGGAAAACTAATAGTGGAATAG
- a CDS encoding isoprenylcysteine carboxylmethyltransferase family protein, giving the protein MNDSAPAYGLWFLVIINSLVFIIFAFSFTRPRTRRDWRSFGAFSAFIVALFVEMYGFPLTIYLISGWLGSRYPELDLFSHDTGHLWETLLGWKGDPHLNPIHILSDILIIAGFILLSAAWKVLYEAQRSRKLAVTGPYAWVRHPQYDGFILIMFGFLLQWPTILTLVMFPILVYMYVRLAHAEEREVLEEFGDEYARYAAITPAFIPHLMRAEKVRGT; this is encoded by the coding sequence ATGAACGACTCTGCACCCGCATACGGACTCTGGTTCCTGGTAATAATCAACTCTCTTGTATTCATTATTTTTGCGTTCAGTTTCACTCGTCCGCGCACACGCCGCGACTGGCGGTCGTTCGGCGCCTTCTCTGCATTCATCGTCGCACTGTTCGTCGAAATGTACGGATTCCCGCTGACGATTTACCTGATCTCTGGCTGGCTCGGCAGCCGCTATCCGGAGCTCGATCTATTCTCTCACGATACCGGGCACCTCTGGGAGACACTCCTCGGATGGAAAGGCGACCCGCATCTGAACCCCATTCATATATTAAGCGATATACTCATTATCGCAGGATTCATCCTCCTCTCCGCTGCCTGGAAAGTCCTCTATGAAGCACAGCGGAGCCGTAAGCTCGCAGTCACGGGACCTTATGCCTGGGTTCGCCACCCGCAGTATGACGGCTTTATACTCATCATGTTCGGATTCCTTCTGCAGTGGCCGACGATTCTGACGCTCGTGATGTTCCCGATATTGGTCTATATGTATGTCCGGCTCGCGCACGCAGAGGAACGGGAAGTGCTTGAGGAATTCGGAGACGAATACGCGCGATATGCGGCGATCACGCCGGCTTTTATTCCTCATCTAATGAGAGCTGAGAAAGTTAGAGGGACTTAA
- a CDS encoding NAD(P)/FAD-dependent oxidoreductase yields the protein MNDEGIKRLANKDSGVHIVGAGPASLVAAINLARAGMETVIHEQKRDVGSRFNGDFQGIENWSTNIDALEFLSSIGVTINFLCEPYSIGQFYGPSLKKHVIETSRPLFYMVKRGTGAGTLDQGLKRQAIDAGVKVLWNDKVERARNRTTIVGTGPRAADMIAKGIIFRTPHPDSCYGFLDNRIAPKGYAYLLVNNGDATFATVLYEDFQKTKDYFLRALEIMKSVVDIEINGPKEFGGYGNFVLNHRSEKKSDVLLVGEAAGFQDALWGFGLRYAMLSGYLAAKSILTGTSYFQLCEEKIMPMMETSLANRWLFAHLGNYGYDKVLSLISRRNDIIEMLQRQHTPSQFKSLIFQLAKQWYHTRLIDKQCLHRNCDCVWCRRCEDPYESKEVMSA from the coding sequence ATGAATGACGAAGGAATCAAAAGGCTGGCAAACAAAGATTCAGGAGTCCATATCGTCGGAGCCGGACCTGCTTCTCTTGTCGCAGCTATCAACCTCGCCAGAGCGGGCATGGAAACAGTAATTCACGAACAGAAAAGGGATGTTGGCTCCAGATTTAATGGCGACTTTCAGGGGATTGAAAATTGGTCTACCAATATAGACGCGCTTGAATTCTTATCATCGATCGGAGTCACGATAAACTTTCTGTGTGAACCATATTCTATCGGGCAATTTTATGGGCCGAGTTTGAAAAAACACGTAATAGAGACCTCAAGGCCTCTGTTTTACATGGTCAAACGGGGCACCGGGGCCGGCACTCTTGATCAGGGGTTAAAGCGGCAAGCAATCGACGCCGGTGTAAAAGTACTATGGAACGACAAGGTCGAGAGAGCACGGAATCGAACCACCATAGTCGGCACGGGTCCCAGGGCTGCAGATATGATCGCAAAAGGAATAATATTCAGAACACCACATCCGGATTCTTGCTACGGTTTTTTGGATAACCGGATTGCGCCTAAAGGTTATGCATATCTTTTAGTTAACAACGGTGACGCCACATTCGCAACAGTTTTGTATGAAGATTTCCAGAAAACCAAAGATTATTTCCTGCGAGCGCTCGAAATAATGAAGAGTGTCGTGGACATCGAAATAAACGGACCAAAGGAATTCGGCGGTTATGGGAATTTTGTGCTGAATCACAGATCGGAAAAGAAGAGCGACGTTCTCCTTGTTGGAGAAGCTGCCGGATTTCAGGATGCCCTGTGGGGCTTCGGATTAAGGTACGCGATGCTCTCGGGCTATTTGGCGGCGAAAAGTATCTTGACGGGGACTTCCTATTTTCAATTGTGCGAGGAGAAAATCATGCCAATGATGGAGACCTCGCTTGCTAACCGGTGGCTCTTCGCACATCTAGGCAATTATGGATATGACAAAGTTCTAAGCCTTATTTCAAGGCGGAATGACATTATCGAGATGTTGCAAAGACAGCATACGCCATCACAGTTCAAGAGCTTGATATTTCAACTTGCTAAACAATGGTATCACACGAGATTGATCGATAAGCAATGCTTGCATCGGAACTGTGATTGCGTCTGGTGTAGGCGCTGTGAAGATCCTTATGAATCCAAGGAGGTTATGTCGGCATGA
- a CDS encoding heavy metal translocating P-type ATPase, with the protein MTRDPVCGMEIEESSAFSSRTVDGKVYYFCSKACEEKFLSEPGKYTVEPSATLNPVESVGSNTQQLKQNTPSATTGIGLPSEIVRIEIPVFGITCSECSRNIVKALQGVKGVHHAMVNTATGHAHIFYDPKTANTLDLYKAIKEAGYRTGTNTLRMRINGIYCSGCIPQIEEALKKVEGVAAAVLNPATEEASIEYMPDSFDMKKLERAVESAGPYKAVNPTAPTSEAVHKEEDDSAREYRQLMRKWWFGAAVGVFTMIFSYPQIFPGLRDWLPRGSLQLRYLWMFMGLASLAVMAYSGSQFFTGMWESLRRRTANMHTLIAIGTGVAWIYSTVAVLFPRIFPSIEMADVYYDVTVVVTALVVLGLAMEIKAKGRTSEAIKKLIGLQAKTARVLRNGKEMDIPVEEVLVGDIVVIRPGDKIPVDGEIIEGASAVDESMITGESIPLEKRIGDEVIGATINKTGSFKFSATKVGKDTALANIIRMVQDAQATKVPIQRIVDVVSGYFTPVVIILAVIGFMIWYDFGPAPAIAYALIVGVTTLIIACPCALGMATPISLTTGIGLGALNGILIRGGESLQTAKELNTIILDKTGTITHGKPVLTDIVIATERNQETITITENELLRLSASIEKGSEHPLASAIVEGAEARDLTLPEVRDFNAIPGHGVEAAVEDKKLLLGNLKLMRGRGIDVGVLENDARRLSEDGKTPMYVAINSEIAGIVAVADTVKEDSKQSIQILKRMGLEVVMITGDNERTAKAIAGKVGIERVLAEVLPQDKAYNVQKLQLEGKKVGMVGDGINDAPALAQSDVGFAIGTGTDVAIEASDITLIKGSLRGVVMAIQISRSTMRNVYQNLFGAFIYNTIGIPIAMGILYPFFGVLLSPLMAAAAMSFSSVTVIANANRLKRFKPKGV; encoded by the coding sequence ATGACAAGAGACCCTGTTTGCGGAATGGAAATTGAGGAAAGCTCTGCGTTCTCTTCCCGGACGGTAGACGGAAAGGTATATTATTTTTGCTCTAAGGCATGCGAAGAGAAATTCCTATCCGAACCCGGTAAATATACCGTCGAACCTTCTGCAACACTCAACCCTGTGGAATCCGTGGGCTCAAATACACAGCAACTGAAGCAAAATACTCCTTCGGCAACGACCGGTATCGGGCTTCCTTCTGAAATCGTACGAATCGAGATACCGGTCTTCGGAATAACCTGCTCCGAGTGCTCCCGAAACATCGTAAAAGCGCTCCAAGGAGTAAAAGGAGTTCACCATGCTATGGTAAATACCGCAACCGGACATGCGCACATCTTCTACGACCCGAAAACAGCAAATACGCTTGATCTCTATAAGGCGATCAAGGAAGCGGGATACCGCACTGGCACGAATACTCTCCGCATGAGGATTAACGGCATTTACTGCTCAGGCTGTATTCCGCAAATCGAGGAAGCTCTAAAGAAAGTCGAAGGAGTCGCAGCCGCGGTACTGAATCCCGCAACCGAAGAAGCTTCGATCGAATACATGCCGGATTCATTCGACATGAAGAAACTCGAGAGAGCAGTTGAATCGGCCGGTCCGTATAAAGCCGTCAATCCTACGGCGCCTACTTCTGAGGCTGTACACAAAGAAGAGGACGATTCCGCAAGAGAATACCGCCAGCTTATGCGAAAGTGGTGGTTCGGTGCTGCGGTCGGGGTCTTTACCATGATTTTTTCCTACCCGCAGATCTTTCCGGGGCTGAGAGATTGGCTGCCTCGCGGCAGCTTGCAGTTACGTTATCTATGGATGTTCATGGGCCTCGCGTCCCTCGCTGTCATGGCATACAGCGGTAGTCAATTCTTTACCGGCATGTGGGAATCGCTACGGAGGCGTACAGCGAACATGCATACACTGATCGCTATCGGCACCGGTGTAGCCTGGATCTATTCGACCGTAGCTGTCCTTTTCCCGCGGATATTCCCTTCAATCGAGATGGCGGACGTCTACTATGATGTAACGGTTGTAGTGACAGCTTTGGTAGTACTGGGCTTGGCAATGGAGATAAAAGCCAAAGGGCGAACAAGCGAAGCAATCAAGAAGCTTATCGGACTACAGGCCAAAACCGCCCGCGTCTTGCGCAATGGGAAGGAAATGGATATTCCGGTAGAAGAGGTCTTGGTCGGTGATATCGTAGTCATACGGCCCGGGGATAAGATACCCGTCGATGGCGAGATTATCGAAGGAGCTTCGGCGGTAGACGAGTCAATGATTACCGGCGAAAGCATACCCCTAGAGAAACGAATCGGTGACGAGGTTATAGGTGCTACGATTAATAAGACCGGTTCTTTCAAATTCAGCGCAACCAAAGTTGGAAAGGATACGGCATTGGCAAATATAATCCGCATGGTGCAGGATGCGCAAGCTACAAAAGTTCCAATCCAGAGGATCGTCGATGTTGTAAGCGGCTACTTTACACCGGTTGTGATTATTCTCGCCGTTATAGGTTTTATGATATGGTACGACTTCGGACCCGCGCCCGCTATTGCTTATGCCTTAATAGTGGGTGTCACGACATTGATCATTGCCTGTCCCTGTGCGTTGGGCATGGCTACGCCTATTTCGCTGACGACGGGAATAGGTTTAGGAGCTCTTAACGGTATCCTCATACGTGGAGGTGAATCATTACAAACGGCGAAGGAGCTTAACACAATTATTCTTGACAAAACGGGAACTATCACCCACGGAAAGCCTGTACTCACTGATATTGTCATAGCAACAGAGAGAAATCAAGAAACAATAACGATAACCGAAAATGAGCTGTTGCGATTGTCTGCGTCGATAGAGAAAGGTTCGGAACACCCGCTTGCCAGCGCTATCGTCGAGGGTGCTGAAGCACGGGATCTTACATTGCCCGAAGTTCGGGATTTCAACGCAATACCCGGACATGGTGTAGAGGCGGCTGTAGAAGACAAGAAACTGCTACTTGGCAACCTGAAGCTGATGCGCGGCCGAGGGATAGATGTCGGCGTTCTGGAAAATGATGCAAGAAGGCTTTCCGAGGACGGCAAAACGCCAATGTACGTAGCTATAAACAGTGAAATCGCGGGCATAGTTGCAGTCGCTGATACCGTCAAAGAAGATTCGAAACAGTCGATTCAGATTCTTAAACGGATGGGGTTGGAAGTAGTTATGATCACGGGGGATAACGAACGTACCGCGAAGGCGATTGCCGGCAAGGTCGGTATAGAGCGCGTGCTCGCGGAAGTATTGCCGCAGGATAAGGCTTACAATGTGCAGAAGCTTCAGCTAGAGGGTAAGAAAGTAGGAATGGTAGGGGACGGGATCAACGACGCACCGGCACTCGCCCAGTCCGATGTGGGTTTCGCGATCGGCACGGGGACGGATGTCGCTATCGAGGCGAGCGACATCACGCTCATTAAAGGAAGCTTGAGGGGTGTTGTTATGGCAATTCAGATTAGTCGGTCTACAATGCGAAATGTTTATCAGAACCTCTTCGGGGCTTTCATCTACAACACGATAGGCATACCAATCGCAATGGGCATTCTCTATCCGTTCTTCGGCGTGCTGTTATCACCTTTAATGGCAGCGGCTGCCATGTCGTTTAGCTCGGTAACTGTTATTGCCAATGCCAACAGGCTAAAGAGATTCAAACCGAAAGGAGTGTAA
- a CDS encoding DUF2933 domain-containing protein, giving the protein MDTKQQSQTRSWLRSPAFLVLCGFLIIAIFFLVTEHRAHALGVLPFILLLLCPILHFLMHGKHGGHGGGDGGHAGHNGGRKHDSGGDQ; this is encoded by the coding sequence ATGGATACCAAACAACAATCGCAGACACGGAGTTGGCTCAGGTCGCCCGCGTTTCTTGTGCTATGCGGATTCCTCATCATTGCCATCTTCTTCCTAGTTACTGAACACAGGGCGCATGCACTCGGCGTACTGCCATTCATATTATTACTGCTTTGCCCGATACTGCATTTTCTTATGCACGGAAAGCACGGGGGACACGGCGGTGGCGACGGAGGACATGCAGGCCATAACGGTGGGCGCAAGCACGATTCCGGAGGTGACCAATGA
- a CDS encoding phosphoketolase family protein yields MANPDSVHIDKIHRYWQAANYLSVGQIYLYDNPLLKKPLKLEHIKPRLLGHWGTTPGLNFIYVHLNRVIKEKYLNMIYIAGPGHGGPAIVANAYLEGTYSEYYPEISQDEEGMKKLFKQFSFPGGVPSHVAPETPGSIHEGGELGYSLSHAYGAAFDNPDLIVACIVGDGEAETGPLATAWHSNKFLNPVTDGAVLPILHLNGYKIANPSILARIGREELGSLLVGYGYHPYFVEGSNPKVMHGMMYETLDMVIDEIKKIQKIARTKGVIKRPKWPMIVLRTPKGWTGPKSVDGKKTENFWRSHQVPFGEMATKPSHVKLLEKWMRSYKPEKLFDKKGKLIPELAELAPAGKRRMSDDPHTNGGLLLKELKMPDFRDYAVEVPKPGRVEAEATRIMGRFLRDVMKLNMNERNFRVFGPDETASNRLSPLFEVTDRAWMAERLPEDNDKESHLDPSGRVMEILSEHTCQGWLEGYLLTGRHGFFSCYEAFIHIVDSMFNQHAKWLKVTSHEIPWRRPIASLNYLLTSHVWRQDHNGFSHQDPGFIDHVVNKKADVIRVYFPPDANTLLSVTDHCLRSRNYVNVIVAGKQPELQWLNMDAAVKHCTAGVGIWEWASNDMGSEPDVVMVSCGDVPTIETLAAVDILRRKLPGLKVRVINVVDLMKLQPKEEHPHGLSDWEFDTLFTTDKPIIFAYHGYPWLIHRLTYRRRNHNNLHVRGYKEEGTTTTPFDMAVRNDIDRFHLVEDVVDRVPKLGYTAAYIKQEMRNRIIDHKEYIEKYGQDMPEIRNWRWKS; encoded by the coding sequence ATGGCTAATCCCGACAGTGTGCATATCGATAAGATTCACAGGTATTGGCAAGCCGCAAATTACCTGTCTGTCGGACAAATTTATCTCTATGATAACCCCCTTCTTAAAAAGCCCCTTAAGCTGGAACACATAAAACCGAGGCTCCTCGGACACTGGGGAACTACGCCGGGACTCAACTTCATTTACGTGCATTTAAACCGTGTTATTAAGGAAAAGTATTTAAACATGATATATATCGCCGGGCCAGGTCATGGCGGTCCCGCCATCGTGGCTAATGCTTATCTCGAAGGTACGTACAGCGAATATTATCCCGAGATCAGTCAAGACGAAGAAGGCATGAAAAAACTTTTTAAACAATTCTCATTCCCCGGGGGCGTACCCAGCCACGTTGCGCCGGAGACTCCGGGTTCCATTCATGAGGGCGGAGAATTGGGATATTCGTTATCTCATGCATATGGTGCAGCCTTTGACAATCCCGACCTAATAGTAGCCTGTATAGTCGGCGACGGCGAAGCCGAAACAGGGCCGCTCGCCACTGCCTGGCATTCGAACAAATTTCTTAATCCGGTTACAGACGGCGCAGTTCTTCCGATTTTGCACTTGAACGGTTACAAGATCGCCAACCCCTCGATATTGGCGCGAATAGGCCGGGAGGAGCTGGGGAGCTTGCTCGTAGGTTACGGTTACCATCCTTATTTCGTCGAAGGCTCTAACCCTAAAGTCATGCACGGAATGATGTATGAGACCCTCGATATGGTCATCGATGAGATTAAGAAAATCCAGAAGATCGCGCGTACCAAGGGAGTTATTAAGCGTCCTAAATGGCCTATGATAGTCCTGAGAACTCCCAAAGGATGGACGGGACCTAAGTCCGTTGACGGTAAGAAGACAGAGAATTTCTGGCGATCCCACCAGGTTCCTTTCGGCGAGATGGCGACTAAACCAAGTCATGTGAAACTGCTTGAAAAGTGGATGAGGAGTTACAAGCCTGAAAAGCTCTTCGACAAAAAAGGAAAGCTGATTCCCGAATTGGCGGAGCTGGCTCCCGCGGGTAAGCGCAGGATGAGCGATGACCCTCATACTAACGGCGGATTACTGCTTAAGGAATTGAAGATGCCCGATTTTCGAGACTACGCCGTAGAGGTACCCAAGCCCGGACGGGTTGAGGCGGAAGCGACAAGAATCATGGGGCGATTCTTGCGTGACGTTATGAAGCTGAATATGAACGAACGGAATTTCCGCGTATTCGGACCTGACGAGACCGCCTCGAATCGGTTAAGTCCGTTATTCGAAGTGACCGATAGGGCATGGATGGCCGAGCGGCTTCCCGAGGACAATGACAAAGAATCGCATCTCGATCCAAGCGGCCGCGTGATGGAGATATTAAGCGAACACACGTGTCAGGGCTGGCTCGAAGGTTACCTCCTGACAGGCAGACACGGGTTCTTCTCATGTTATGAAGCCTTTATCCATATAGTCGATTCAATGTTCAATCAACATGCAAAGTGGCTCAAGGTCACATCTCACGAAATTCCCTGGCGCCGGCCTATCGCGTCCCTCAATTATCTCCTGACCTCTCATGTATGGCGGCAGGATCATAACGGATTCAGTCATCAGGACCCGGGGTTTATAGATCATGTCGTAAACAAAAAAGCGGACGTCATACGTGTTTATTTTCCGCCCGACGCGAATACGCTACTCTCGGTGACCGACCATTGCTTGAGGAGCCGCAATTACGTCAATGTGATAGTGGCCGGCAAGCAGCCTGAATTACAGTGGCTAAATATGGACGCTGCAGTCAAGCATTGCACTGCAGGGGTAGGAATCTGGGAGTGGGCGAGCAATGATATGGGAAGTGAACCGGACGTCGTAATGGTATCTTGCGGTGATGTGCCGACCATAGAGACCTTAGCAGCGGTTGATATACTCCGCCGAAAGCTACCGGGGCTCAAAGTAAGAGTGATTAATGTGGTTGACCTCATGAAACTGCAACCGAAAGAGGAACACCCCCACGGCTTGTCGGATTGGGAGTTCGACACTTTATTCACGACTGATAAGCCTATAATCTTCGCATATCACGGCTACCCCTGGCTTATTCATCGTTTAACGTACCGAAGAAGAAATCATAATAATCTTCACGTTCGGGGCTATAAGGAAGAGGGAACTACTACAACTCCATTCGATATGGCGGTACGAAACGATATAGACCGCTTTCACTTAGTAGAAGATGTGGTCGATCGAGTACCCAAGTTAGGTTATACGGCAGCTTATATAAAACAGGAGATGCGGAACAGAATAATCGATCACAAAGAGTATATCGAAAAATACGGTCAGGATATGCCCGAGATTCGCAATTGGAGATGGAAGTCATGA
- a CDS encoding DUF2934 domain-containing protein translates to MAKETKPKTSRMRKKVDERSIRDIIERKAYEIFEQRGRQPGKELDDWLEAERIVKGKKR, encoded by the coding sequence ATGGCAAAGGAAACCAAACCAAAAACATCCAGGATGAGAAAGAAAGTAGATGAAAGATCAATAAGAGATATTATTGAAAGAAAGGCTTACGAGATTTTTGAACAAAGAGGCAGACAGCCGGGTAAGGAGCTCGATGACTGGCTTGAAGCTGAGAGGATAGTTAAGGGCAAAAAAAGATGA